A genomic stretch from Alphaproteobacteria bacterium includes:
- a CDS encoding NAD-dependent epimerase/dehydratase family protein, whose translation MNILVTGAAGFIGSALSEALLARGDRVVGLDDFNAYYDPALKEARAARLTDQPNFTMVRANLADQDAVFAAARQHGPFRRVVHLAAQAGVRYSLENPMAYVQTNLVGQLVILELCRQTEGFEHLVYASSSSVYGGNTKLPFAVEDRVDTPASMYAATKRADELMGHSYSHLYRLPMTGLRYFTVYGPWGRPDMALFIFTKAIYEGRPIQVFNHGDMRRDFTYVDDIVDGTVRALDNPPADGEAPPWRLYNIGNHRSEPLLRLIEVLEEAIGQRAERQLEPMQPGDVKETYADISAIQQDLGYQPTTPIDVGVPRFVEWYRDYHGV comes from the coding sequence ATGAACATTCTCGTCACCGGCGCGGCCGGCTTCATCGGATCGGCGCTCTCTGAGGCCTTGCTGGCGCGCGGCGATCGCGTGGTCGGACTCGACGACTTCAACGCCTATTACGATCCGGCGCTGAAAGAGGCGCGGGCTGCCCGGCTGACGGACCAGCCCAATTTCACCATGGTGCGGGCCAATCTGGCCGATCAGGACGCGGTATTCGCGGCGGCCCGCCAACACGGCCCCTTCCGCCGCGTCGTGCATCTGGCAGCCCAGGCCGGAGTGCGTTATTCGCTCGAGAACCCCATGGCCTACGTGCAGACCAACCTGGTCGGCCAGTTGGTCATTCTCGAGCTTTGCCGCCAGACCGAGGGCTTCGAGCACCTGGTCTATGCCAGCTCATCCTCGGTCTACGGCGGCAACACCAAGCTGCCCTTCGCCGTCGAGGACCGCGTCGACACGCCGGCCTCGATGTATGCCGCGACCAAGCGGGCCGACGAGCTGATGGGCCATAGCTATAGCCATCTTTACCGCTTGCCGATGACGGGATTGCGCTATTTCACGGTCTACGGCCCCTGGGGCCGGCCCGACATGGCGCTTTTCATCTTCACCAAGGCGATTTACGAGGGCCGGCCCATCCAGGTTTTCAACCACGGCGACATGAGGCGCGATTTTACCTATGTCGACGACATCGTCGACGGCACCGTGCGAGCGCTCGACAATCCGCCGGCCGATGGTGAGGCGCCGCCCTGGCGGCTCTACAACATCGGCAACCACCGCTCCGAGCCGCTGCTGCGCCTGATCGAGGTCTTGGAAGAGGCCATCGGGCAGCGCGCCGAACGCCAACTCGAGCCCATGCAGCCGGGCGACGTCAAGGAGACCTACGCCGACATCAGTGCCATCCAACAGGACCTGGGATACCAGCCGACCACGCCCATCGACGTGGGCGTGCCGCGTTTCGTCGAATGGTACCGCGACTACCACGGGGTCTGA
- a CDS encoding PaaI family thioesterase: protein MPKFEIDIEVGQRLTSAVAHNVALGLEMTEISEGRCTMRLPYDQRLVGNPDTGVLHGGVISSFIDTVSGLSVFSAVAEIIPIATLDLRIDYLKPATPEHDLLANAHCYKLTRSIAFVRALAFHDDKADPVATSVSTFMLGSAGSSAGNWPRQAAMGKGA from the coding sequence GTGCCAAAGTTCGAAATTGACATCGAGGTGGGACAGCGTCTGACCAGCGCCGTCGCCCATAACGTGGCGCTGGGGCTCGAGATGACCGAGATCTCGGAGGGGCGCTGCACCATGAGGCTGCCCTACGACCAGCGCCTGGTCGGCAATCCCGATACGGGCGTCTTGCACGGCGGCGTCATCAGCTCGTTCATCGACACCGTCTCGGGCCTATCGGTGTTCTCGGCGGTGGCCGAGATCATCCCCATCGCCACCCTGGACCTGCGCATCGACTACCTCAAGCCGGCGACGCCCGAGCACGACCTCTTGGCCAACGCGCATTGTTACAAGCTGACCCGCTCGATCGCCTTCGTGCGGGCGCTCGCCTTCCACGACGACAAGGCCGATCCGGTGGCCACCAGCGTCTCCACCTTCATGCTGGGCTCGGCCGGCTCGTCGGCCGGCAACTGGCCCCGGCAGGCCGCCATGGGGAAGGGGGCATGA
- a CDS encoding sigma-54 dependent transcriptional regulator, whose product MVQTILIVQDDPAQNRYLQEIVGRQGYRTIAVDDGQEAVELLLQSRGEAVDLVLLDLVMPRVDSLEVLRQVHPERPDLPIVVLTIKGGIDTVVEVMRAGAADFLVKPASPERLQVTIENAIKVTALTDQVSRLTRRAEGSLGFADMVAESPAMSRTIDLARRAAASAIPILIEGESGVGKELMARAIQGSSERAGRPFVAVNCGAIPENLVESILFGHEKGAFTGADSRHAGKFLDADGGTLFLDEVGELRGDLQVKLLRALQEGEVDPVGASKPVKIDVRLISATNQDLASLVAEKRFREDLYYRLNVFPIHLPPLRQRPGDVAPLVERFITSYAAQEGKTLQGIDAGALELLEAQSWPGNVRQLENSIFRAVVLSEGEILTLADFPHLAPPAAAGEAGEAGEAGAGPAALDAAGELRPLREVENDMIMFAIEHCRGRMTEVARRLGIGRSTLYRKVRELGIEVGEGD is encoded by the coding sequence ATGGTGCAGACCATCTTGATCGTCCAGGACGACCCGGCCCAAAACCGCTATCTCCAGGAGATCGTCGGCCGCCAGGGCTATCGCACCATCGCCGTGGACGACGGCCAAGAGGCCGTCGAGCTCTTGCTGCAGAGCCGCGGCGAGGCCGTCGATCTGGTGCTGCTGGATCTGGTCATGCCCCGTGTCGACAGTCTCGAGGTGCTGCGCCAAGTCCACCCGGAACGGCCTGATCTGCCCATCGTGGTGCTGACAATAAAGGGCGGCATCGACACCGTGGTCGAGGTGATGCGCGCCGGCGCCGCCGATTTCCTGGTCAAACCGGCGTCACCCGAGCGCCTGCAGGTAACCATCGAGAACGCCATCAAGGTAACCGCGCTCACGGACCAGGTGTCGCGCCTGACGCGCCGCGCCGAGGGCAGCCTCGGCTTCGCCGACATGGTGGCCGAGAGCCCGGCCATGAGCCGCACCATCGATCTCGCCCGCCGCGCCGCCGCTTCGGCCATCCCCATCCTCATCGAGGGCGAGAGCGGCGTCGGCAAGGAGCTCATGGCCCGCGCCATCCAGGGCTCGAGCGAGCGCGCCGGCCGGCCCTTCGTCGCCGTCAACTGCGGCGCCATCCCGGAGAACCTGGTCGAGAGCATCCTCTTCGGCCACGAAAAGGGAGCCTTCACCGGCGCCGACAGCCGGCACGCGGGAAAATTCCTCGACGCCGACGGCGGCACGCTGTTTCTCGACGAGGTCGGCGAGTTGCGCGGCGATTTGCAGGTCAAGCTGCTGCGGGCGTTGCAGGAAGGCGAGGTCGACCCGGTGGGCGCCAGTAAGCCGGTCAAGATCGATGTACGGCTGATTTCCGCCACCAACCAGGACTTGGCCTCGCTGGTGGCCGAGAAGCGCTTCCGCGAGGATCTCTATTACCGCCTCAACGTCTTTCCCATCCACCTGCCGCCGCTGCGCCAGCGCCCAGGCGACGTGGCACCGCTGGTCGAACGTTTCATCACCAGCTATGCCGCCCAGGAAGGCAAGACACTCCAGGGCATCGACGCCGGCGCCCTCGAGCTACTCGAAGCCCAGTCCTGGCCGGGCAACGTGCGCCAGTTGGAGAACAGCATCTTTCGCGCCGTCGTGCTCAGCGAAGGCGAAATCCTGACGCTGGCCGACTTTCCCCACTTGGCGCCGCCGGCAGCGGCGGGTGAGGCGGGTGAGGCGGGTGAGGCGGGCGCGGGCCCGGCCGCCCTCGATGCGGCCGGCGAGCTCAGGCCGCTGCGAGAGGTCGAGAACGACATGATCATGTTCGCCATCGAACACTGCCGCGGCCGCATGACCGAGGTCGCCCGGCGCCTCGGCATCGGCCGCTCGACGCTTTATCGCAAGGTCCGCGAATTGGGCATCGAGGTCGGCGAAGGCGACTGA